A stretch of the Archangium violaceum genome encodes the following:
- the selD gene encoding selenide, water dikinase SelD → MSEDQKPRRLTELSHCAGUAAKIRAADLAQVLRQLKTAKDTRALVGFNTNDDAAVYRVAPGMALVSTVDFFPPVVDDPYQFGAIAAANALSDIYAMGARPLFALNLVGFPKDRPLEELTKILAGGQAKADEAGIPILGGHSVQDPEPKYGLAVTGQVHPKKVLTNAGAKPGDVLMLTKPLGSGIATTAIKRGVASEELTERVVALMSTLNKKAGEVFASGKFKVNALTDVTGYGLLGHLLEMMTGAKAKAFLDLERIPIISEVPALAQQGVVPGGTKSNLAHVAKKVRFPKGLPEDIQWVLADAQTNGGLLASVPARDAAKAYRALERAGVDVALIGEVGEGRPGIEVVG, encoded by the coding sequence TGGCGCAGGTCCTGCGCCAACTGAAGACTGCGAAGGACACGAGGGCGCTGGTGGGCTTCAACACCAACGATGATGCGGCCGTGTATCGTGTGGCGCCGGGGATGGCGCTGGTGAGCACGGTGGACTTCTTCCCGCCGGTGGTGGACGACCCGTACCAGTTCGGGGCCATCGCGGCGGCGAACGCGCTGTCGGACATCTACGCCATGGGGGCCAGGCCCCTGTTCGCGCTCAACCTGGTGGGCTTCCCGAAGGATCGCCCCCTGGAGGAGCTGACGAAGATTCTCGCGGGAGGCCAGGCGAAGGCGGACGAGGCGGGCATCCCCATCCTGGGTGGGCACTCGGTGCAGGACCCCGAGCCGAAGTACGGCCTGGCGGTGACGGGACAGGTGCACCCGAAGAAGGTGCTGACGAACGCCGGGGCGAAGCCGGGGGATGTGCTGATGCTGACGAAGCCGCTGGGCTCGGGCATCGCCACCACGGCCATCAAGCGGGGCGTGGCCTCCGAGGAACTGACGGAGCGCGTGGTGGCGCTCATGTCGACGCTGAACAAGAAGGCGGGAGAGGTGTTCGCCTCGGGGAAGTTCAAGGTGAACGCCCTCACGGACGTGACGGGCTACGGCTTGCTGGGGCACCTGCTGGAGATGATGACGGGGGCCAAGGCGAAGGCCTTCCTGGACCTGGAGCGCATCCCCATCATCTCGGAGGTGCCGGCGCTGGCGCAGCAGGGGGTGGTGCCGGGCGGGACGAAGTCGAATCTGGCCCACGTGGCGAAGAAGGTGCGCTTCCCCAAGGGGCTGCCCGAGGACATCCAGTGGGTGCTCGCCGACGCGCAGACGAACGGGGGCCTCCTGGCCTCGGTGCCGGCGCGTGACGCGGCGAAGGCGTACCGGGCGTTGGAGCGGGCCGGGGTGGATGTGGCCCTCATCGGTGAGGTGGGCGAGGGTCGGCCCGGCATCGAAGTCGTTGGTTAG